In Burkholderia contaminans, the following proteins share a genomic window:
- the ndk gene encoding nucleoside-diphosphate kinase yields the protein MAIERTLSIIKPDAVAKNVIGQIYSRFEGAGLKIVASRMAHLSRADAEKFYAVHAARPFFKDLVDFMISGPVMIQVLEGEGAILKNRDLMGATDPKKAEKGTIRADFADSIDANAVHGSDAAETAAVEIAFFFPEMNVYSR from the coding sequence ATGGCAATCGAGCGCACCCTGTCGATCATCAAGCCGGATGCGGTGGCAAAGAACGTGATCGGTCAGATCTACAGCCGTTTCGAAGGCGCCGGCCTGAAGATCGTCGCATCGCGCATGGCACACCTGTCGCGTGCAGACGCAGAGAAGTTCTACGCGGTTCACGCAGCGCGTCCGTTCTTCAAGGACCTCGTCGATTTCATGATCTCGGGCCCGGTGATGATCCAGGTTCTGGAAGGTGAAGGCGCGATCCTGAAGAACCGCGACCTGATGGGCGCAACGGATCCGAAGAAGGCAGAAAAGGGCACGATCCGCGCCGACTTCGCCGACAGCATCGACGCGAACGCCGTGCACGGCTCGGACGCTGCTGAGACGGCAGCGGTCGAAATCGCGTTCTTCTTCCCGGAAATGAACGTTTACTCGCGCTAA
- a CDS encoding Bax inhibitor-1/YccA family protein, translated as MNDYPYNFGRGGSVSTAEVRNRVLRNTYWLLALSMVPTVLGAWVGVATGFSLFAATSPMMSLLAFFAIAFGFMFAIERTKNSSVGVFVLLGFTFFMGLMLSRLLSFILGFSNGPSLIMLAFGGTGIIFAAMATIATVSKRDFSGLGKWLFMGVIVILLASVANIFLQLPALMLTVSVLAIAIFSAYMLFDVQRVVNGGETNYISATLAIYLDLYNVFTNLLALLGIFGGNRN; from the coding sequence ATGAACGACTATCCGTACAATTTCGGCCGCGGCGGTTCCGTCAGCACCGCCGAGGTTCGCAACCGCGTGCTGCGGAACACGTACTGGCTGCTCGCGCTGTCGATGGTGCCGACCGTGCTGGGCGCCTGGGTCGGCGTCGCGACGGGCTTCTCGCTGTTCGCGGCCACGAGCCCGATGATGAGCCTGCTCGCGTTCTTCGCGATCGCGTTCGGCTTCATGTTCGCGATCGAGCGGACCAAAAACAGCTCGGTCGGCGTGTTCGTGCTGCTCGGCTTCACGTTCTTCATGGGCCTGATGCTGTCCCGGCTGCTGAGCTTCATCCTCGGCTTCTCGAACGGCCCGTCGCTGATCATGCTCGCGTTCGGCGGCACCGGCATCATCTTCGCCGCGATGGCGACGATCGCCACCGTCAGCAAGCGCGATTTCTCGGGGCTCGGCAAGTGGCTGTTCATGGGCGTGATCGTGATCCTGCTTGCATCGGTCGCGAACATCTTCCTGCAACTCCCGGCGCTGATGCTCACGGTGTCGGTACTCGCGATCGCGATCTTCTCCGCCTACATGCTGTTCGACGTCCAGCGGGTCGTGAACGGCGGCGAGACGAACTACATCTCGGCCACGCTCGCGATCTACCTCGACCTGTACAACGTGTTCACGAACCTGCTCGCGCTGCTCGGCATCTTCGGCGGCAACCGCAACTGA
- the rlmD gene encoding 23S rRNA (uracil(1939)-C(5))-methyltransferase RlmD — translation MRACVVYNLAFFNVCQEKLVSEAVPTSARKSRNAPVAPGIAPVLEIESLDMEARGVGRTITEDGEPGKVIFVEGALPGERVTYSSFRRKPSYEQATVVDILRPSVMRTKPKCAFFGTCGGCSMQHLDMRAQVAVKQRVLEDNLWHLAKLRAETMFAPIHGPSWGYRYRARLTVRNVAKKGGVLVGFHEKKSSYVADMTSCEVLPPHVSAMLVPLRRLVEGLSIRDRMPQIELAVGSEVTALVLRVLEPINADDEALLRAFADEHKVQFWLQPKGPDTVTPFYPLDVSLDYTLPEFGIRMPFKPTDFTQVNHQINRVLVGRALRLLAPSRDDRVLDLFCGIGNFTLPLARLSREVMGIEGSDTLTTRALANARENGVDGHTTFACRNLFEVTGDDIRALGAFDKFLIDPPREGALAVSKALAEIAQSGEGPLPKRIVYVSCNPSTLARDAGLLVHEAGYRLKGAGVVNMFPNTSHVESIALFERD, via the coding sequence ATGCGGGCCTGCGTCGTCTACAATCTCGCCTTCTTCAACGTTTGTCAGGAAAAGCTGGTGTCCGAAGCCGTCCCCACTTCTGCGCGCAAATCAAGAAATGCGCCCGTCGCGCCCGGAATCGCCCCGGTCCTCGAGATCGAATCGCTCGACATGGAAGCGCGCGGTGTCGGCCGCACGATTACCGAGGACGGCGAGCCGGGCAAGGTCATCTTCGTCGAGGGCGCGCTGCCGGGCGAGCGCGTGACCTATTCGAGCTTCCGCCGCAAGCCGAGCTACGAGCAGGCGACGGTTGTCGACATTCTGCGCCCGAGCGTGATGCGCACGAAGCCGAAATGCGCGTTCTTCGGCACCTGCGGCGGCTGCTCGATGCAGCATCTCGACATGCGTGCCCAGGTGGCGGTCAAGCAGCGCGTGCTCGAAGACAACCTGTGGCACCTGGCGAAGCTGCGCGCGGAAACGATGTTCGCGCCGATCCATGGCCCGTCGTGGGGCTATCGCTACCGCGCACGCCTGACCGTGCGCAACGTCGCGAAGAAGGGCGGCGTGCTGGTCGGATTCCACGAGAAGAAGAGCAGCTACGTCGCCGACATGACGAGCTGCGAAGTGTTGCCGCCGCACGTGTCGGCGATGCTCGTGCCGCTGCGCAGGCTCGTAGAGGGGCTGTCGATTCGCGATCGGATGCCGCAGATCGAACTCGCGGTCGGTTCGGAAGTGACGGCGCTCGTGCTGCGTGTGCTGGAGCCGATCAACGCGGACGACGAAGCGCTGCTGCGCGCGTTCGCGGACGAGCACAAGGTGCAGTTCTGGCTGCAGCCCAAAGGCCCTGATACGGTGACGCCGTTCTATCCGCTCGACGTGTCGCTCGATTACACGCTGCCGGAATTCGGCATCCGCATGCCGTTCAAGCCGACCGACTTCACGCAGGTCAACCATCAGATCAACCGCGTGCTGGTGGGCCGCGCGCTGCGCCTGCTCGCCCCGTCGCGCGACGACCGCGTGCTCGACCTGTTCTGCGGGATCGGCAACTTCACGCTGCCGCTCGCACGGCTGTCGCGCGAGGTGATGGGCATCGAAGGCAGCGACACGCTGACGACGCGCGCGCTGGCGAATGCGCGCGAGAACGGTGTCGACGGCCACACGACGTTCGCGTGCCGGAACCTGTTCGAAGTGACGGGCGACGACATCCGGGCGCTCGGCGCGTTCGACAAGTTCCTGATCGACCCGCCGCGCGAAGGCGCGCTCGCGGTGTCGAAGGCGCTGGCCGAGATCGCGCAGAGCGGTGAAGGCCCGCTGCCGAAGCGCATCGTCTACGTGTCGTGCAACCCGTCGACGCTCGCGCGCGATGCGGGCCTGCTCGTGCACGAGGCCGGCTACCGCCTGAAGGGTGCCGGTGTCGTGAACATGTTCCCGAATACGTCGCACGTCGAATCGATCGCGCTGTTCGAGCGCGACTGA
- a CDS encoding endonuclease/exonuclease/phosphatase family protein: MKLIDWNIQWGRDADGGVDLSRTVAAIRALGDFDVLCLQEVTRGFGALPGGPGADQFAELAALLPGYTIAEAIGADLPPIETGAPRRQFGNAIATRLPVRRVLRQLLPWPADAGAPSMPRVALDVELQAPFGPLRVVTTHLEYYSARQRLAQVDALRDRHREACAHAARPAPAETAEGPFSATGQPCDAIVCGDFNSAFGSDAYCRFLEPIDEAPRFVDAWVARHPGRPPPPTAGVYDTVQWSEGPLACDFVFVTETLVPRVTRCEIDGDVRASDHQPVLLELA; encoded by the coding sequence ATGAAGCTGATCGACTGGAACATCCAATGGGGTCGGGACGCGGACGGCGGCGTCGATCTTTCACGCACCGTCGCCGCGATCCGCGCGCTCGGCGACTTCGACGTGCTGTGCCTGCAGGAAGTCACGCGCGGCTTTGGTGCACTGCCCGGCGGGCCCGGTGCCGACCAGTTCGCCGAACTCGCGGCACTGCTGCCCGGATATACGATCGCCGAAGCGATCGGCGCCGACTTGCCGCCCATCGAAACCGGCGCACCGCGCCGCCAGTTCGGCAACGCGATCGCAACCCGGCTGCCGGTCAGGCGCGTGCTCCGCCAGTTGCTGCCTTGGCCGGCCGACGCCGGCGCGCCGTCGATGCCACGCGTCGCGCTCGACGTCGAGTTGCAGGCGCCCTTCGGGCCACTGCGGGTGGTCACCACGCATCTGGAATATTATTCGGCGCGCCAGCGGCTCGCCCAGGTCGACGCATTGCGCGACCGGCACCGCGAGGCCTGCGCGCACGCGGCACGACCGGCGCCTGCCGAAACCGCCGAGGGGCCGTTCAGTGCAACCGGCCAGCCGTGCGATGCGATCGTTTGCGGCGACTTCAACAGCGCATTCGGCAGCGACGCCTATTGCCGATTCCTGGAGCCGATCGATGAGGCGCCGCGCTTCGTCGACGCATGGGTCGCACGACACCCCGGCCGGCCGCCACCGCCGACGGCGGGGGTCTACGATACGGTGCAATGGTCGGAGGGGCCGCTCGCGTGCGACTTCGTGTTCGTGACCGAAACGCTGGTGCCACGCGTCACGCGCTGCGAGATCGACGGCGACGTGCGCGCGTCCGATCACCAGCCGGTGCTGCTCGAACTCGCATGA
- a CDS encoding 3'-5' exonuclease, whose translation MTPILVFDIETIPDVDGIRRLEDLPATLDDAAVAEHAFAARREKTGGDFLPHHLQRIAAISCVFRDNNGFRVRSLGTPQDNEATLIQSFYRVIEKYTPQLVSWNGGGFDLPVLHYRALVHGIPASRYWDLGEDDRDFKWNNYISRYHSRHTDLMDVLAMYQARANAPLDALAKMCGFPGKLGMDGSQVWPAFQAGRIEEIRNYCETDVVNTYLLYCRFQLMRGGLTPSEYADEILLVKNSLAQEPASHWAEYLAGFDA comes from the coding sequence ATGACTCCGATTCTTGTTTTTGACATCGAGACGATTCCCGATGTCGACGGCATTCGCCGTCTGGAAGACCTGCCCGCGACGCTCGACGATGCCGCGGTGGCCGAACATGCGTTCGCGGCCCGTCGCGAGAAGACCGGCGGCGATTTCCTGCCGCACCACCTGCAGCGCATCGCGGCGATTTCGTGCGTGTTTCGCGACAACAACGGGTTTCGCGTGCGCTCGCTCGGCACGCCGCAGGACAACGAAGCGACGCTGATCCAGTCGTTCTACCGCGTGATCGAGAAATACACGCCGCAGCTCGTGTCGTGGAACGGCGGCGGCTTCGATCTGCCGGTGCTCCATTACCGCGCGCTCGTGCACGGCATTCCCGCGAGCCGCTACTGGGACCTCGGCGAGGACGACCGCGATTTCAAGTGGAACAACTACATCTCGCGTTACCACTCGCGGCATACCGACCTGATGGATGTGCTCGCGATGTACCAGGCGCGCGCGAACGCGCCGCTCGACGCGCTCGCGAAGATGTGCGGCTTTCCGGGCAAGCTCGGCATGGACGGCAGCCAGGTTTGGCCGGCGTTCCAGGCCGGGCGGATCGAGGAAATCCGCAACTATTGCGAAACCGACGTCGTCAATACCTACCTGCTGTATTGCCGGTTTCAGTTGATGCGCGGCGGCCTGACGCCGAGCGAGTATGCGGACGAGATCCTGCTCGTGAAGAACTCGCTTGCGCAGGAACCTGCGTCGCACTGGGCCGAATACCTGGCCGGTTTCGACGCGTAG
- the rpoS gene encoding RNA polymerase sigma factor RpoS, translated as MPKSKRHEPQAESEKISRATQASVGRAGASTDDEDDVAENERDLEARDSDAEGGDDEREGRAEAAPDVDDFRTLLQAELTADTIQHYLNRISVKPLLTVEEEQRYSRLAKAGEFEARQVMIERNLRLVVSIAKGYLNRGVPLLDLIEEGNLGLMHAIEKFDPTRGFRFSTYATWWIRQSIERAIMNQARTVRLPVHVIRELNQVLRAKRHLEKNSMSTGEAAERREASIDDIAYLTGKTAEEVTDILALNEHTASLDAPLDLDPASSLLDLLPDDQSQSPDAEVQHRELETLTRAWLSRLSDKHRHVIERRFGLNHIEPATLEELADEMGLTRERVRQIQQEALVRLKRFFASNGVRKDAVL; from the coding sequence ATGCCGAAATCGAAGCGCCACGAGCCGCAAGCCGAGTCTGAGAAGATCAGTCGTGCCACGCAAGCATCGGTGGGGCGAGCTGGTGCTTCGACGGACGACGAAGACGATGTCGCGGAAAACGAGCGTGACCTCGAGGCACGCGACTCTGACGCGGAAGGCGGCGACGACGAGCGCGAAGGCCGCGCCGAGGCGGCGCCCGACGTCGACGATTTCCGCACGCTGCTGCAGGCCGAGCTCACGGCCGACACGATCCAGCATTACCTGAACCGCATCAGCGTGAAGCCGCTGCTCACCGTCGAGGAGGAGCAGCGCTATTCGCGTCTGGCCAAGGCCGGCGAATTCGAGGCGCGGCAGGTGATGATCGAGCGCAACCTGCGTCTCGTCGTCAGCATCGCGAAGGGGTATCTGAACCGTGGCGTGCCGCTGCTCGACCTGATCGAGGAAGGCAACCTCGGCCTGATGCATGCAATCGAAAAATTCGACCCGACGCGCGGCTTCCGCTTCTCGACCTACGCGACGTGGTGGATCCGGCAGAGCATCGAGCGCGCGATCATGAATCAGGCCCGCACGGTGCGCCTGCCCGTGCATGTGATCCGCGAACTGAACCAGGTGCTGCGCGCGAAGCGTCACCTCGAAAAGAACTCGATGTCGACGGGCGAGGCGGCCGAGCGCCGTGAAGCCAGCATCGACGACATCGCCTATCTCACCGGCAAGACCGCCGAGGAAGTCACCGACATCCTCGCGCTCAACGAGCACACGGCGTCGCTCGATGCGCCCCTCGACCTCGATCCCGCGAGCAGCCTGCTCGACCTGCTGCCGGACGACCAGAGCCAGTCGCCCGACGCGGAGGTGCAGCACCGCGAGCTCGAGACGCTGACGCGCGCGTGGCTGTCGCGGCTGTCCGACAAGCATCGGCATGTGATCGAGCGCCGCTTCGGCCTGAACCACATCGAACCGGCAACGCTTGAGGAGCTGGCCGACGAGATGGGGCTTACACGCGAGCGCGTGCGCCAGATCCAGCAGGAAGCGCTGGTGCGCCTCAAGCGGTTTTTTGCCTCCAACGGTGTGCGCAAGGACGCCGTTCTGTAA
- a CDS encoding peptidoglycan DD-metalloendopeptidase family protein codes for MSMLRAMQNNRSREPLTLAQRAICVAAFSTLLAACATRLDNAPVVDRSGSLGTTGAAQPAAPLPPAPPGYYRVKPGDTLYRIALENGQNYRDIAAWNNLANPNQIEVDQLLRVSPQAGAAVAGTQVAAPIAGAAVATAPLSSGPATPAAGTSSSVATPPAAAAASSDTAAAPSGPVTFAWPARGPVLNGFDDAKNKGVNIGGSAGETVKAAADGRVVYSGNGLRGYGNLIIIKHDATYLTAYAHNRALMVKEGDAVTKGQKIAEMGNSDSDRVMLHFEVRRQGKPVDPLKYLPPQ; via the coding sequence ATGAGTATGTTGCGCGCGATGCAAAACAACCGTTCCAGGGAACCGCTCACGCTCGCCCAGCGGGCGATCTGCGTAGCTGCGTTCTCCACGCTTCTGGCCGCCTGTGCGACGCGGCTCGACAACGCGCCCGTCGTCGATCGCTCCGGTTCGCTCGGCACGACCGGCGCCGCGCAGCCCGCGGCGCCGCTCCCGCCGGCGCCGCCGGGTTACTACCGGGTGAAGCCGGGCGATACGCTGTACCGGATCGCACTCGAAAACGGGCAGAACTATCGCGACATCGCCGCGTGGAACAACCTGGCGAACCCGAACCAGATTGAAGTCGATCAGCTGCTGCGCGTTTCGCCGCAGGCCGGTGCCGCCGTTGCGGGCACGCAGGTCGCCGCGCCGATCGCGGGCGCCGCCGTTGCGACCGCGCCGCTCAGCAGCGGTCCGGCAACGCCGGCCGCCGGTACGTCGTCGTCGGTCGCGACGCCGCCTGCCGCCGCAGCCGCATCGAGCGATACGGCAGCCGCGCCGAGCGGCCCCGTGACGTTCGCATGGCCCGCGCGCGGTCCCGTGCTGAACGGTTTCGACGACGCGAAAAACAAGGGCGTCAATATCGGCGGGTCGGCCGGCGAGACCGTGAAGGCGGCGGCCGACGGTCGCGTTGTCTACTCCGGTAATGGTCTGCGCGGCTACGGCAACCTCATTATCATCAAGCACGATGCAACTTACCTCACGGCGTATGCACACAATCGCGCTTTGATGGTAAAAGAGGGGGACGCGGTAACGAAGGGGCAGAAGATCGCCGAGATGGGGAACAGCGATTCCGACCGCGTGATGCTGCATTTCGAGGTTCGCCGGCAGGGTAAACCTGTCGATCCGCTGAAGTATTTGCCGCCTCAATAA
- a CDS encoding protein-L-isoaspartate(D-aspartate) O-methyltransferase yields MSGERAKRFPLALEDLKRAPRKSEGRAGERHAAVAVSKAADKPAAVLKPVAVKPAVVRTALPGSAAAKPATVPKPTAPKPAMPKPAAPSVAPAGAFALTSERVRERMVERLRANGVTDARVLEAMAAVPRHMFVDPGLATQAYEDSALPIGHQQTISKPSVVARMIELAMAGRTLERVLEIGTGCGYQAAVLSHVARDVYSIERIKPLYERAKLNLRPLRVPNIRLHYGDGRVGLPSAAPFDAIVIAAAGLDVPQALLEQLAIGGRLVAPVGAQSGQHQVLTLVERVAHAQWRASRLDRVFFVPLKSGVI; encoded by the coding sequence ATGAGCGGCGAGCGCGCGAAGCGGTTCCCGCTCGCGCTCGAAGATCTCAAGCGAGCGCCACGCAAGTCGGAAGGTCGGGCCGGCGAACGCCATGCGGCGGTCGCGGTATCGAAGGCCGCCGACAAGCCTGCAGCCGTGCTGAAACCGGTTGCGGTGAAGCCTGCCGTGGTGCGGACGGCATTGCCCGGCTCCGCCGCGGCGAAGCCCGCGACCGTTCCGAAGCCGACCGCGCCGAAGCCCGCCATGCCGAAGCCGGCCGCGCCGAGCGTCGCGCCGGCCGGCGCGTTCGCGCTTACGTCGGAACGCGTGCGCGAACGGATGGTCGAACGGCTGCGCGCGAACGGTGTGACCGACGCGCGCGTGCTGGAAGCGATGGCCGCGGTGCCGCGACACATGTTCGTGGATCCGGGGCTCGCGACGCAGGCTTACGAGGATTCGGCGTTGCCGATCGGCCACCAGCAGACCATATCAAAGCCGTCGGTCGTCGCGCGCATGATCGAGCTCGCGATGGCCGGCCGCACGCTCGAGCGCGTCCTCGAGATCGGCACGGGCTGCGGCTATCAGGCCGCCGTGCTGAGCCACGTGGCGCGCGACGTGTATTCGATTGAACGCATCAAGCCGCTCTACGAGCGCGCGAAGCTGAACCTGCGGCCGCTGCGCGTGCCGAACATCCGTCTGCACTACGGCGACGGGCGTGTCGGCCTGCCGTCCGCGGCCCCGTTCGACGCGATCGTGATCGCGGCGGCGGGGCTCGACGTGCCGCAGGCGCTGCTCGAACAGCTCGCGATCGGCGGGCGGCTCGTCGCGCCGGTCGGCGCGCAGAGCGGGCAGCACCAGGTACTCACGCTCGTCGAGCGCGTCGCGCACGCGCAATGGCGAGCGTCACGGCTTGATCGCGTTTTCTTTGTCCCTTTAAAATCCGGAGTAATTTGA
- the surE gene encoding 5'/3'-nucleotidase SurE — MRILLSNDDGYLAPGLAALSDALQPLAELTVIAPEQNCSGASNSLTLSRPLSVQRAASTGFFYVNGTPTDSVHIALTGMAEASPDLVVSGINNGQNMGEDTLYSGTVAAATEGIMFGVPAIAFSLVDKGWAHLADAARVAAEIVEHYLAHPLPGQPLLNVNIPNLPYDELKGWKVTRLGKRHPSQPVIRQTDPRGEPIYWIGAAGEALDASDGTDFHAVANGFVSITPLQLDLTHTQMLPATREWARAGGRAS, encoded by the coding sequence ATGCGAATCCTACTCAGCAACGACGACGGCTATCTCGCCCCCGGTCTCGCCGCGCTCAGCGACGCGCTGCAGCCGCTGGCCGAGCTCACGGTGATCGCGCCCGAGCAGAACTGCAGCGGCGCGTCGAATTCCCTCACGTTGTCGCGGCCGCTGTCGGTGCAGCGCGCGGCGAGTACGGGTTTCTTCTACGTGAACGGCACGCCGACCGATTCGGTACACATCGCGTTGACGGGGATGGCCGAAGCCAGCCCGGACCTCGTCGTTTCCGGGATCAACAACGGCCAGAACATGGGCGAAGACACGCTCTATTCGGGGACAGTTGCGGCCGCCACCGAAGGCATCATGTTCGGCGTGCCGGCCATCGCATTCTCGCTGGTCGACAAGGGCTGGGCCCATCTGGCCGACGCCGCGCGCGTCGCCGCGGAGATCGTCGAGCACTATCTCGCGCATCCGCTGCCGGGCCAGCCGCTGCTCAACGTCAATATTCCGAACCTGCCGTACGACGAACTGAAAGGCTGGAAGGTCACGCGCCTCGGCAAGCGTCATCCGTCGCAGCCGGTGATTCGCCAGACCGACCCGCGCGGCGAACCGATCTACTGGATCGGCGCGGCAGGTGAAGCGCTGGACGCCAGCGACGGCACCGATTTTCACGCAGTGGCAAACGGTTTCGTGTCGATCACGCCGCTGCAACTGGACCTCACGCATACGCAGATGCTGCCCGCGACGCGCGAATGGGCGCGCGCCGGAGGGCGGGCTTCATGA
- a CDS encoding CaiB/BaiF CoA transferase family protein → MSTSQGPLAGVKVLEFGTLIAGPFASRLFAEFGAEVIKIEDPNGGDPLRKWRKLHPEQGGTSLWWSVQARNKKSVTLNLKADAGKAIARQLAREADIVIENFRPGLLEKLGLGYDVLSADNPGLVMVRLSGYGQTGPYRDRPGFGAIAESMGGLRHITGYPELPPPRIGISIGDSIAALHGVIGALMALHHRKVNGGAGQVVDVALYEAVFNMMESVVPEYGVYGMVRERTGASLPGIVPSNTYACRDGSIVIGGNSDPIFKRLMKAIERDDLADDPALAQNDGRVPRTQEIDDAIAAWLAPRTIEEALVVLNAADVPAGRIYSAADMFTDPQFVARQMIQRFKLADGTDIPLPNITPKLSDTPGETRWLGPELGEHTDEVLRGLGYDAQAIAALRDAGAI, encoded by the coding sequence ATGAGCACCAGCCAGGGTCCGCTCGCGGGCGTCAAAGTGCTCGAATTCGGAACGCTGATCGCGGGGCCCTTCGCGTCGCGGCTGTTCGCCGAATTCGGCGCGGAAGTGATCAAGATCGAGGATCCGAACGGGGGCGACCCGCTGCGCAAGTGGCGCAAGCTCCATCCGGAGCAGGGCGGCACGTCGCTGTGGTGGTCCGTTCAGGCGCGCAACAAGAAATCGGTCACGCTCAACTTGAAAGCCGACGCCGGCAAGGCGATCGCGCGTCAACTTGCGCGCGAGGCAGACATCGTGATCGAGAATTTCCGCCCGGGCCTGCTCGAAAAGCTCGGGCTCGGCTACGACGTGCTGTCGGCCGACAACCCGGGCCTCGTGATGGTGCGCCTGTCCGGCTACGGGCAGACCGGCCCGTACCGCGACCGGCCCGGCTTCGGCGCGATCGCCGAATCGATGGGCGGGCTGCGTCACATCACCGGCTATCCCGAACTGCCGCCGCCGCGCATCGGCATCTCGATCGGCGATTCGATCGCCGCGCTGCACGGTGTGATCGGCGCGCTGATGGCGCTGCATCACCGCAAGGTCAACGGCGGTGCGGGGCAGGTGGTCGACGTTGCGCTGTATGAAGCCGTCTTCAACATGATGGAAAGCGTGGTGCCCGAATACGGCGTGTACGGGATGGTGCGCGAGCGCACCGGCGCGTCGCTGCCGGGCATCGTGCCGTCGAATACGTATGCGTGCCGCGACGGCAGCATCGTGATCGGCGGCAACAGCGATCCGATCTTCAAGCGGCTGATGAAGGCGATCGAGCGCGACGATCTCGCCGACGATCCCGCGCTCGCGCAAAACGACGGGCGCGTGCCGCGCACGCAGGAGATCGACGACGCGATTGCCGCGTGGCTTGCGCCGCGCACGATCGAAGAAGCGCTCGTCGTGCTCAACGCGGCCGACGTGCCGGCCGGGCGTATCTATAGCGCGGCCGACATGTTCACCGATCCGCAGTTCGTCGCGCGGCAGATGATCCAGCGCTTCAAGCTGGCCGACGGCACCGACATTCCGTTGCCGAACATCACGCCGAAACTGTCCGACACGCCGGGCGAAACACGCTGGCTCGGGCCCGAACTCGGCGAGCACACGGACGAGGTGCTGCGCGGTCTCGGCTACGACGCGCAGGCGATTGCCGCATTGCGCGACGCGGGCGCGATTTGA
- the recR gene encoding recombination mediator RecR produces MKQPSALSALVEALRVLPGVGPKSAQRMAVHLMQHDREGAERLGRSLLFATEHLQHCEKCNTFTEAQICEVCSDEERDPTLLCVVETPADQIMLEQTMTYRGLYFVLMGRLSPLDGIGPKEIHFDRLVRRASDGVVKEVVLATNFTNEGEATAHYLGQTLKARGLAVTRLARGVPVGGELEYVDAGTIARAMLDRRTM; encoded by the coding sequence ATGAAACAGCCGTCCGCCCTGTCCGCTCTCGTCGAAGCGTTGCGCGTGCTGCCCGGCGTCGGGCCGAAATCCGCGCAGCGCATGGCGGTCCACCTGATGCAGCACGATCGGGAGGGCGCGGAGCGGCTCGGCCGGTCGCTGCTGTTCGCGACCGAGCACCTGCAGCACTGCGAGAAGTGCAACACGTTCACCGAAGCGCAGATCTGCGAGGTCTGCAGCGACGAAGAGCGTGATCCGACGCTGCTGTGCGTCGTCGAGACGCCTGCCGACCAGATCATGCTCGAGCAGACGATGACTTACCGCGGGCTGTATTTCGTGCTGATGGGTCGGCTGAGCCCGCTCGACGGGATCGGTCCGAAGGAAATCCATTTCGATCGCCTCGTGCGGCGCGCGTCCGACGGTGTCGTCAAGGAAGTCGTGCTCGCGACCAACTTCACGAACGAAGGCGAAGCCACCGCGCACTACCTCGGGCAGACGCTGAAGGCGCGCGGGCTCGCGGTCACGCGCCTCGCGCGCGGCGTGCCGGTGGGCGGTGAGCTCGAATACGTCGACGCGGGCACCATCGCCCGCGCGATGCTCGACCGCCGCACGATGTAA
- a CDS encoding YbaB/EbfC family nucleoid-associated protein has product MLKGNLAGLMKQAQQMQENMKKMQEQLALIEVEGQSGAGLVKVTMTCRNEVRRVSIDPSLLADDKDMLEDLVAAAFNDAVRKAEATSQEKMSGMTSGLPLPPGFKLPF; this is encoded by the coding sequence ATGTTGAAAGGCAACCTCGCCGGACTGATGAAGCAAGCGCAGCAAATGCAGGAAAACATGAAGAAGATGCAGGAGCAGCTTGCGCTGATCGAAGTCGAAGGGCAGTCGGGCGCCGGCCTCGTCAAGGTGACGATGACGTGCCGCAACGAAGTGCGTCGCGTGTCGATCGACCCGAGCCTGCTCGCGGACGACAAGGACATGCTCGAGGACCTCGTCGCGGCTGCGTTCAACGATGCCGTGCGCAAGGCCGAAGCGACGTCGCAGGAAAAGATGAGCGGCATGACGTCGGGCCTGCCGCTGCCCCCGGGCTTCAAGCTGCCGTTCTGA